One window from the genome of Metabacillus flavus encodes:
- a CDS encoding carboxypeptidase M32: MSENQVENRFYELLQKIESYNEALNVMFWDLRTGAPKKAVDQRSKTIGVLSSEVFRLKTSGEMKELLDQLSIQEELSVKTSAAVEEAMKEFKKYEKIPEEEYAEYVMLQTKAESVWETAKETSDFSLFAPYLEKLIVTNKKFLTYWGYEGTPYNTLLDFYEPGMSTDVLDRVFTSLRERIVPLVKRIAASDKQPDTSFIYQAFPIEGQRKASEFFLKELGYDFSAGRLDETVHPFQISLNRSDVRVTTKYDENDFRTAIFGTIHECGHALYEQNISADLEGTLLCSGTSYGIHESQSLFYENFVGRSFGFWKRHYETLRGFSPEQLNSVSLEDFYFAINEAKPSLIRIEADELTYPLHIMIRYEIEKELFNGNLAVADLPRVWNEKYEEYLGVTPPNDAKGVLQDVHWAGGSFGYFPSYALGLLYAAQIRESMLKDLPDLEEQIERGELGGILAWLTDRIHQHGKTKKPLQLLMEVTGEELNPSYLINFLEEKYTKLYSL; encoded by the coding sequence ATGAGCGAGAATCAAGTAGAGAATCGTTTTTACGAGCTGCTGCAAAAAATAGAAAGCTACAACGAGGCATTGAATGTAATGTTTTGGGACCTGCGTACCGGAGCGCCAAAAAAAGCAGTGGACCAGCGTTCGAAAACCATAGGGGTCCTTTCCTCTGAAGTTTTCCGCTTAAAAACATCCGGTGAAATGAAGGAATTGCTTGATCAGCTTAGCATTCAAGAGGAACTGTCAGTGAAAACCTCGGCAGCTGTTGAAGAAGCGATGAAGGAATTTAAGAAGTACGAAAAGATTCCTGAAGAAGAATACGCCGAGTATGTGATGCTTCAGACCAAGGCAGAATCTGTTTGGGAGACAGCGAAGGAAACGTCAGATTTTTCTTTGTTTGCACCATACTTGGAAAAGTTAATTGTAACGAACAAGAAATTTTTAACGTATTGGGGGTATGAAGGAACTCCTTATAATACATTACTCGATTTCTATGAACCAGGCATGTCGACAGACGTTTTGGATCGTGTCTTTACCAGTTTAAGAGAACGAATTGTTCCTCTTGTTAAAAGAATTGCTGCTTCAGATAAACAGCCGGATACATCTTTTATTTATCAAGCCTTTCCTATAGAAGGCCAGAGAAAAGCTAGTGAGTTTTTCCTGAAAGAACTGGGTTATGATTTTTCAGCTGGCCGTTTGGATGAAACGGTTCATCCATTCCAGATTTCCCTGAACCGGAGTGATGTAAGGGTTACAACGAAATATGATGAGAATGACTTCCGTACCGCTATTTTCGGTACGATTCATGAGTGCGGCCATGCCCTGTATGAACAAAACATTTCAGCTGATCTGGAAGGCACCCTTCTGTGCAGCGGAACTTCCTACGGCATCCATGAATCACAGTCGCTGTTTTATGAAAACTTCGTGGGACGGAGCTTTGGTTTTTGGAAAAGGCATTATGAGACGCTAAGAGGATTCTCTCCTGAGCAGCTGAACAGCGTTTCTCTGGAAGACTTTTATTTTGCCATCAATGAAGCAAAGCCATCTTTGATCCGAATTGAAGCTGATGAGCTGACGTATCCGCTTCATATTATGATCCGCTATGAAATTGAAAAAGAACTGTTTAACGGAAATCTGGCAGTAGCTGATCTGCCGCGCGTTTGGAATGAAAAGTATGAAGAATATTTAGGGGTAACTCCCCCTAATGATGCAAAAGGAGTGCTGCAGGACGTCCACTGGGCAGGAGGAAGCTTCGGCTATTTCCCTTCCTATGCACTTGGCCTTCTGTATGCGGCGCAAATCCGCGAGTCTATGCTAAAAGACTTGCCGGATCTTGAAGAACAAATTGAAAGAGGAGAGCTTGGCGGCATTCTTGCATGGTTAACTGACCGCATCCATCAACATGGAAAGACGAAAAAACCTCTGCAGCTTCTAATGGAAGTTACAGGCGAAGAGCTCAATCCTTCTTATTTGATTAACTTTTTGGAGGAAAAATACACAAAACTGTATTCACTTTAA